From the Geotrypetes seraphini chromosome 8, aGeoSer1.1, whole genome shotgun sequence genome, the window ccatccagtcaggttttcaagatatcacaatgaatattcatgagagagatttgtatgtagtggaggcagtgcatgcaaatatctctcatgatttctcatgtcctgaaaacctgattggctggggtgcctccaacCAGATTTGTAAACCACTGTCCAAGAGAATGAGATGGTAGGTGATATTAGGGGAGACACACCTGGAGCCAGACAGATTTCTGAGAGCTGTTTACAATGGCTGAGGTTCTTTCTtgtgctttgctgaagtccaggagATCTGCACTTGGATCTTGAGTCTCAGCCTTGATTGATTGTGGTCCTGTGCATGCTGAGGGATAGCATTGTAtctcagcagaagaaaggagctgCTGGGCATCTGAAAGGCCAAAACAAGCAGTATCACCTCCTGGGCCATTACCTGCTTGGTCACTGCACTAGACACAGTATCGAACACCACCCAGTGTGAGGAGAATTTATACAAGAAGAGGAGATAGATTTCAAGGCATACACAATTGCATTAAAATATTATAATGATCTCTTAAAGCATCACTTGCTAAACATAATAAATATCCTCCAATAAAGACCATATGCTCCACCTGTTCTCTACTCTATCCTGCAATCCTGCAAGATTTTTATCATTAATGCAATACTATTCTAAAATGTAAACTCATCTGACACCAGACCATCAGTAATAAAGTAGAAGAGTATAGCATGAAGGGAGTTGATAACAACAGTATAGTCACAAAACAGCCAACTGTATAATGAATATCACTCCTTTGGCAAGTAGTAGAGTAGATCAGATGTGAAGGACTGTACTAATCCCAATTTGAACTGCTAATCAGCTAAACTGCTGTTTAAACCAGAACAAGCATAATCCTTCCTATCTGATCTACTTTGCTACTTACCAAAGGAGTGATAGTCACTGTACAATTGAATGTTTTCACTGAGACCTCTCCTATTTTTAGCACCCATGAATTCTGAATGTCAATGTATGCCCCTAATGTAGGTGCAAGCTGAAATAAAGTGACCAGTGCTACTAATTGGTATTTGTTATCCAGCACCCTTTGTTCTTCATTCCCAGACCATCTTTTATACAATAATCCAAATATAAATTATCAAACAGTACACTCTAAAGCCTCACACAATCTCATCCTAAAATATCTCACATTAATCCAAACCTGGAGGACCATCATTTAGTCAGTAATCTCATTCTCTAAACTATTGTTTACATGTGTTAGCACTTACCCAACCTCCTGTATATATTCTTCCCTACTGGGACTCGCAGGTTGTGTCCCTGTAGCAGGGGGCTGTAGTGTGTTGTATCTGTGTGATGGTACAGGCATTGTGACAAAttattgagcatgtgcagaccctgTCTTTGTATGGTGCAAATGTTGTTTTGTGCATATTCCTGCAGCTCCTGCTTAGGTGTTACTACATTACAGGAATTCCCTGGATGGTAATGGGGCTCCTCTATAGATGTCAGTACATTGTTGTAATGCACTGGCTGATATTGAGTCTCCTGCTGCTCCTGCATAGGCGTCAATTCATTGCAGTAATGTGATTGGAACTGGGAGTCCTGTCGCTTGGGATGTGAGAGCTTGCCAAGCGGCTCTTGCCTCTCCATGAAATACTGCACAGGTGGGCTGTTTGGGGATGGATTTGTTAGGTTCAGTGCTTTAAAAGATACATTTTCCTCAGTCACTGGTTGCTGTTGCTCTAGGCAGCAAGTCAAGGAGTAGTCATACTGCGGGGTCTGCTGCAGCTCTGTGGTGGGCACTGCACTGTATGTGAAATGCTGTTGAGATGTCACTATGGGTGGCAAAGTGCACTGCCGCTGAGGCAGCCTCTGTCTTATCATACAGCTCTGGGGTTGAATAATCCTTGGCCCCTCAGAGCTTACTGGTGTTTGCAATACAAACTGCCTGCTAGGAAACGCTTCTGAAAAAGAGTCCAGTTTATATGGGGTGGACGGGTCTCGCTGCACAATCTGGTCACTCTCTTTCTGTAACGAAGGAAAGTAGGAGCTTAAAGTGCTTTCACTCTGCCCACCAGTGGAGGCTAAAATCTCACAATTTGGCTTGCTCTGAAGTTCTGTCTCCTGATGACACCAGTTCAGAGCTCCTGATTCTTCCACAGGATTATAAAATCTTTTGGGGCTCATGATGACATTTGCCTTGAGTATCTGCCAATCTCTGCAGGAAGCAGACAAGTGTATGAGGTCTGCAGAACCAGAGTCCTGGAGAGAGGAGATTGCACTAGGAGAGGCCCCAAGGCATGAGGAATGatgcagagcttgggcagggctTTCAAGTCCAGATAAGGTGGCAGAATGCTGTTCTTCCATCACTAGGGTATTTTCTGCCTGCCTGGGTATTCCTTGGGTGCACTCATCAGGTTGGGAGCTTTAAGAGAAtcagaaacaggaacaaagagagaCTGAAAGGTTGTATGGTTTTCCCCACTATATATGGAGCTACATTTCATATAGAACATAGAGATTGGAACTgagacatcccccccccctcctatgtTGAAATCTGCTCAATTCTGGTGGCATTTTACAAAGATCTGCCAATGGAGAGCATTTCTAAAATAGCTGCCAGATTGCACACGTATGTTGGCACATGTGCAAAGAACAAACAAAAAGGGATACTGCAgcaataatgtacaagatgccaagttctTGATAAGTAGCAAAACTTTAATTGCAATCCTTAAAAACATTAAACAGTTTGTATCCTGATATGGAAATAGCACAATCAAGTAGACAGAAAAACAAAACTGGTGTGCTGCTCCGCAGTGCAGAGTAGAAAGCTTTGTTTTTCTGTCCTCTCGACTGTATTATTTCCAGTTGTCATCCTTATGGTTCTCTTGTAAGCGGGTTATACTccattttaggacccctgaggaaggtgtgtgttttcgaaacacagaccatgttgggtcccagtTTTCTACACAATTGGaccataccaggatacaaactgtTTAATGTTTTTAAGGATTGCGATTAAAGTTTTGCTACTTATCAAGAACTTGGCATCTTGCATATTATTGCTGCAatattcttttttgtttgttgttcgACATTTTTTTACTGCAGTTCCATTGGATTTTTTGCTTGTGTTTTCCATTTTGCAAAGATACACATTGAAAAAATGGATGGCACAAACCCAGCAGCTTCCACACGGAAGTGCTGATTTCACATAAGTAAATGGCACCACTTCCACATGCACAGTAACTTTCACTAACCTACACATATAAGTGCAACCAATTAAATTGTGAGTTTGCAATTTTAGCTTGGTTTCATTTTGGAGGTTGACATGAACTACAAAGGATTAAGGATAATGGCTCCCTTAATCCCTTAAGTAAAGCCTCCCCAAAATGAGCATATTTTAAAACCTATAAGAACCTTTGAGTAGGTGTAAATCCTAATGTGGGAATTTTTCCCCATATACATTATTCCCTTTGCAAAATGGGAAATACACATACAGATTTTAGTCCTTTCCAAATCACATCCCCTTTAAATTTCTACATGATATGAATATCCACATGTAAATGGTGATTTTGTGACTACCGTTCCCACATGGATATGTTTCTAAACTAATAAGCATAATAGATCTGTGCTTAACTAGAGAGTGAGGTCATATGTAAATTCTTTCTGAGTTGCATCCAAAGAAGGGATCTCTGTGGACTTGGAAGCTAATAAAGTATGTTTGAATTAGtcgtacataataataataataataactttatttttctatactgccataatcttgcgacttctaggcggttcacagtgaagaatagctgtacaatcagcgattACAACATACAGATAGGCCTTAGAAACAGTATCACAACCTATTAAGAACCTAGCTTCTCCCAGAAATAGTATTGACAGTAAAGTTCTTAAATATGCATTCCTTTGGAAaccattaacttcttattgtaatgagtatacaccattttctattgtaatatacaccgtctaatgattgaggggagggggaggtatattttacatttttcttattggggaaataatagaggaatgatgggaggagagggtggtaattttatgtattgtaagataaatctgaaagattgtcaagtgatgtgtttaattgtattgaatgtgtttaattgtattgaATAATTTGATATAGCGTTCAAATcaaaactttaataataataataataataattgtgcacttgatgtaagattgaaaacgaataaagaatttgaaaaaaaaatatgcattccTAATcccgtttttaaaattttctgtttggaaatgaATGAAAGAAGGGAGGCTAATAATAATCTCTTTTCTACACTCATTAAAAGTGTAATAGGAAGCTCAAAATTACAGAATTCATTGTGGTGTATTTATGCAACAGGCTGCCTTTAGTGATATGGATAGCTAACTGGTCTGTGCACCTCATatccctttcaggaccataaggatcgtaggccaatttttgtggttttgacgacatttttatggtaaaaagggcttgcagatgccaaaaaatgattttttttgtgaaatatcattattttttttaaaaaaaatcacacttctggcttatggacagtgtggcaagtgaatcttctcgtcaatctggcaacgacgctaatgaatgaatgtcggaaccagtttgtttacataaaggcagtatcatatggaatccgtacatatcaaatttagaactgtagactatcccaatcaaaatttataggattttaaagttatgggacaaatatgtcccttggtcctgaaagggttaaaatgtTATCCCTGTGGAATCACTCTAGCAGTCAGAACAAAATAGCCAGTAGATGTTGCTGTGGTGTAATGGGGTCCCTCTAGTGCCAAACGCAGTAAGGAATAACCACAGTTATAGTGGTGTGTGCTACACCTGATGTTGTAAAAATAATGACTCACACAGGCTCATAGGAATCTGTCTGCTTTGTTTGCTAGTAAATCAGCAATGATCATCATTTTATTGGGAGAGCATTTTATTCCTTCTTGgactgaagaaaataaaaagaattatACAAACTTACATTGTACATTTAGAAGATGCAAACTAAAGAGTAACAAATTGTCAGGACCGGATGGTCCTTACCCCCAAAGTTCTGAAATGGCTCAAACATGAAAGTTAGATTACAGGGACTTTTGATGTGTCTATTACAATTGTTGTGACTTATTTAGggttctttttacaaaactgtgatagtgaTTTCactgcagcaaatgcaccaaagcccataggaattgaatgggcttcagtgcatttgctttGGAGGAAGCCCAACTCCAGCTTTGTAAAATAAGCCCTTAGTCTGTTTGTCTTTTTGTAAACTATAGGACCCTTGTAATTGTAACATGTGGCAAGCCTAAAACTAACACAGAACCAAGAAGGGACATTCCCACTATTTTTTATTGTATATTGTGCATTAACATTCAGACATGCACATTACCTGATCCTGATTAACACTAGAGagtgacatggtgacaaaattcatcactattCTCGTCCCCGCAGAAAACCGCGGGGAAACAATCCTAtgtcattctatagtgtctatctcaacctctgtcctataccagcattcttcaatgcaaggcttgagggtcaatggttgtgcccattcatactctgattcttccctctctccttaaagaatgacatggagatggtttcctgcggttatccacgaggatggaaatggtgatgaattttgtcaccgtgtcattctctaattaacaCGGAAGTACTTCCTCTGGATTTTATATATGGTGTCCAAATTTTGGCATGCTTCTGAGatgtatatcaagtcccatcctttTTCTTTGCCTAACAAGTTAGGTGCTAaaaaccaattattgatgttaattaggATTTGCATACTGTCACCACTAGAGACACCTTAGTGGGCTTGTCCTGGTCCTTCTACTGGAGCCAAGTACTGCCAGAATGAAGTCTTCCTTTCTGTAGTAGGGAGGGCTGATCTTGAGGGAATCCCTTTCTTCTATGGCTGAGACTTAACTGCTTAGGTATCAGCCATCCCTTCTGGTCTAGGCAGCTGCCTAGTGAGTAACCAAGCCTTCAGAAGGTTTGCatatacaatatttatttattgggatttattctAGGTATAATAACTTTCATTCACTTATGCCAGGTTCCTTTAAACACATCTTCTTCTTCTATTACTCTTGTCCCAAACTTAATACAGTACTCCCAGCTTCTAGCCGGGTTACCTCAGGGCTATTCTATATACCCCCAAAGCAGTTCCCCAAACAACACTCCCCTTTTCCCAACCAAGGAAAGTTCTCAAACTCCTTTTACGAAAGTTCTtcaaaaaagtttccacactttcttatttttgcaggaaatggttgggatgggagaagtggtaagagggcatgtcttagaatgtcatgtgactagtcagaaACTAGGCTTCAAAAGGGAACCCAAGACAATTGCCAATACGATAagtactagaaaaaaaaaacacaattggCAACAAACTTTTTTCTCCTAGTACGAAATAGGCCAAAAGGGTGTAGGACCCAGATAAGTGTAAGTAATTATATCTGAAATAATATTACTAACAGGACATCAGTACGAGCCATGTTTACTAATTAGAACAAAGTTTTGGCCCTGGGCAGTAtctcataggtgactagcaccagacacgtggtctaaataagacctgccccgtacatcattgtGTCCAATATTTAAAATTTACTAATACAAAAGTCCATTAACCCCTGGCCTAAAAATGGACCAGGTGAAGAAAAGAATGCAAAACGTTTTAATCACCCAGTAAAAATCCATTAAAAAATCATCAAATGTTAATCACAAAATAATCAACACTTCATCAAAAATTTCATGCCATGTCTAAATGAAAAGACAATAAAGTGCAGGTGcaattgttagaaaatcatggaaAAAAAACATTGAAACAATGTCCATTATCAGGAGGTACTTAGCTAGATTGCATTGAAGTTTGTATCACCATTCAACAGAGCCCCGTTTCAgtgtcttcatcaggagcggAGATTAAAGTGATAAAAAGCTGAAACAACAAGCAGTCATCAGTTCTGTAGACATGATTCATCGGAGCTTAGCAGAATCAAATGCAAGCTTCACAAAGATGCCAAATTATGGTCCACCATGGGTGCTATTTGCCCATTTTCAGACAACTCCGATGTTCAATTAGTCTTGTTTTGATGGAACGTGAAGTGCATCCTACATATATTAACCCACTGGGCAGGAAATTACATAAACCACAAAAGTCGATTCACAGGAAGTTTGTGATCTCAAAGGATATGTCTTCCCCACAGAAGGATGAACCCACTGATCTCCAGAATGAGAAGTGTCACACCAAGAACAGGATCCACATGGAGAATGGTATCCATTACTGGACTGATGGTAAGTTTTGTGTTGAAACTCTGAGGATGCTAAAAATTCAGATAAGTTCTTGCCCCATGTGAATGCAATACAGGGATGATCTTTAAAAACTTGCCAATGGGATCTTATACTTGCAGCCACCTCAGAAGATTGGGTAGAATGAGATAAAATACATATTAGGTTGGAGGAAATTTCCT encodes:
- the LOC117365468 gene encoding uncharacterized protein LOC117365468, which produces MIQLGYRNPNEQYVLRGEKLICMNQEKDLGVIVSEDLKLLYALNAAEVLGIIIPVFCCSSQYLQLYAVNPAVILGSGIFSSCILNCAAVIGMRAAILHMGKYKCTDIQYTRSQPDECTQGIPRQAENTLVMEEQHSATLSGLESPAQALHHSSCLGASPSAISSLQDSGSADLIHLSASCRDWQILKANVIMSPKRFYNPVEESGALNWCHQETELQSKPNCEILASTGGQSESTLSSYFPSLQKESDQIVQRDPSTPYKLDSFSEAFPSRQFVLQTPVSSEGPRIIQPQSCMIRQRLPQRQCTLPPIVTSQQHFTYSAVPTTELQQTPQYDYSLTCCLEQQQPVTEENVSFKALNLTNPSPNSPPVQYFMERQEPLGKLSHPKRQDSQFQSHYCNELTPMQEQQETQYQPVHYNNVLTSIEEPHYHPGNSCNVVTPKQELQEYAQNNICTIQRQGLHMLNNLSQCLYHHTDTTHYSPLLQGHNLRVPVGKNIYRRLDAQQLLSSAEIQCYPSACTGPQSIKAETQDPSADLLDFSKAQERTSAIVNSSQKSVWLQVCLP